TTCCTGGCAGAGGTGCAGCGCGGTGGAAATGGCCCGGACCGGGTCCGCATCGAGGCCGTGACCGGCGGCGATCAGGAAAATGGCTTCGCTGTCGCCGGTGCCGCGCCGGGAGGCATAGATATCGTCGGGGATGAGGGAATCGATATCGCGCCTGATCTGTTCGTAACCGCCGATCTGGCCGTTATGCATGAACAGATACCGCCCATGCGCGAAGGGGTGGCAATTGGCGCGCGATACCTCGCCCGATGTGGCGGAGCGAACATGGGCCATGAACATGCCCGAGCGAAGCTGGTGGCAAAGGGCGGCCAGATTGGCGTCGGACCAGGCGGGTCTGGTGTCGCGAAAAACGCCGGGCGTTCCGCGCTCGCCATACCATCCAAGACCGCAACCATCGCCATTAACGACGGTCTTTGCTTCCCGCGCGGCCATGGACTGGCTGACCAGCGATGCTTCCGGCTCGATCAGAAGACTGTCGAGCCAGACAGGTTTACCGGAATAGGCAAAGAGGCGACACATTCATGCGGCCCTGTTCAGGGCCTTGTTTCCGAGTGCGAAACCGACGGCGGCCTTTGCGTGAATGGCGGTCGAATCGTAACCCGGCAGCGGCAGCGCATCGGGATCGATCAGCAGCGAAATCTCGGTGCAGCCGAGAATGACGGAATCGACGCCGAG
This portion of the Agrobacterium tumefaciens genome encodes:
- a CDS encoding class II glutamine amidotransferase, yielding MCRLFAYSGKPVWLDSLLIEPEASLVSQSMAAREAKTVVNGDGCGLGWYGERGTPGVFRDTRPAWSDANLAALCHQLRSGMFMAHVRSATSGEVSRANCHPFAHGRYLFMHNGQIGGYEQIRRDIDSLIPDDIYASRRGTGDSEAIFLIAAGHGLDADPVRAISTALHLCQERMIAAGVSSALRFSAVLMDGDCLHAFRWSSDDKPPTLYWRGLDEGIALSSEPFSFDCTPWCAVPPNTRVTIRASEMKTEPFFPA